GGCTGACTCATGGCATCAGTCCGTTAGAGATTATAGTCGCAATCTCAATAATATTAAATTGGTGACAACAGAAGAAGTATTAATAGAAACGATTAATTTTTTTGCCTCTTTTCCATCCCCTATGAAAAAAGCAGTTTTTCAGTTAATTACCCAAGTTCTCGCTGATCAGAATATAACTGTTATTCCTCAAAGCCATCAATCTTTTACCGCAGGTTTAGAGTTATTTAGTCAACGATTTGATAAAGGATACAGTTTAACAGATTGTATTTCTATGGTAACGATGAATCAACTTAATATTACTGAAGTTTTAACCCATGATAAGCACTTTCAACAAGAAGGTTTTATCATTTTATTTAAGCAGAGTTGAATTATCAATTGCGATCGCCGTTTACCTTAAAAAGAATGATCGCTTTTCTGACTGGTTCATGTGTTGGAATGCGATCGCCTCTGATACAATTTACTAAGATGCTATAATTAACTTACATTTCTCTTTAAGTGTTGCAAAGCTCGATCATGCAGATTAAAGTCGAAGTTCCCGATGAATTGGCGATGCGGTTAAGTCCACTGCAAGAGCAGTTAACACAAATTTTAGAACTGGGTTTGCGGGAATGGAGTGCAGATGCTCAATCTGGATTTTCTGGGTTGGCAGATGTATTAGAATTCCTGGCAAATCTTCCGACTCCAGAGGAAATTTTGGCGTTGAAGCCGTCGGAAGCATTACAACAACATATTAACAATTTGCTAGAAAAAAATAGAACCGTTGGGTTGACGGCTGAAGAGGAACGATCATGGCAACAATATGAATATATTGAACATTTGGTGCGGGTGGCTAAGGCTAAAGCATTGCTAAAACTTAACACAGCTAAAAAATGAGTAAGGCTTATGTTTCTGCTGCTCTCAAACGCTTGGTTTGTAATCGCGCTAATTTTGCTTGTGAGTATTGTTTGATGCCAGAAATTTCTGTTTTTGTACCCCATGAAATCGATCATATTATTGCAGAAAAGCACGGCGGACAAACGAACGAAAATAATTTGGCGTTGGCTTGTACAATCTGCAACAAATATAAAGGAAGCGATCTGGCTTCAATCGATCCCATGAATGGGGAAATTGTGAGATTGTATCATCCTCGTCGTGATCGCTGGCGGGAGCATTTTAAATTAGAAAAAGGCGAAATTATCCCGTTAACTGCGATTGCACGAGTGACCGTAAAATTGTTACAGATAAATCGTCCAGAGCGAGTTGAGGAACGAAGGTTACTATCACAAGCAAATATTTTGGATATTCCAGAATTCTAATTTTACTATAAAAAGTAGGTTAGATTGAGCTTCATTTTTCTAGGTTTTGTCTTTCTTCTGGTGTTAATGAAGAAATAATTTGAACTAAAGAATCGATGAGTTTATGGTTCATATTCTTTCAATTTCTCAATAATCTTATATTAATTATAGCGCGATCGCTCCCTTGTTTTCACACTTAAGTGCCACTAAAGATTGAATTAAAATTTAACTAAATAAATAAGTTGATCGAAACTTGAAAATAATCAGCCAGTGCTTTTGCTTGCACCTTACTAATAGAACGTTTACCATTAACAACTTCAGAGACAACATCACTTGAGCCAATAGCACCAACTAAATCGCTTTCACAAGTTCCACTCATTTCCATCAAATGTTGTAAGATCTCGTAGGGTGTAGACTCATCGATGGGATACTGTTCTGATTCGTAGGTTTCAACTAACTGAACCAGCAATTTTAATAACGCTCGTTCTTCAGGGGTGCGAGTTTTAGCAAAGGTTAATCGTTCAACAATGGCTAAAATACGATCATACTCCTCCTCCGTTTCAATCACTTGAGGAGTGACTTCAGCTAACAGATTGCTATAAACAGTTTTATCAATAGTAAGGGTCATTTTTCCACTTGCCTTTGTCATATTCGGCATGAGTCAGAAAATATTTGTAGTAAACGATCTGTTCTTCGTAGTCGATACCTACAATTAATCGATAATTGTTACCTTTGATGTTAAATACAGTAAAATTACTCACGGCTTCAGCATCTCGGTAAATTTTACGAACATCTTCTAAGTTCTTCCAATTGGCTTTTTTGACAACTGCATACCAATCATCAATCTGCTTTTTCACATCAGGATATTTTGCAGTATCAGTACGCAGATTCCGTATTGAGATTAAATGGAACATAATCTTTAAATTCAATTATATTTTTCATAGTCTTACCAAATAACTTCTCTGAATTTATTTTAATTGTACCATTTATTCAATGTATCGTCAAGTCTTTACAGTTATTATTGACCATTAGGTTTACTATAATTCTTTAAATCCTCTCGATTTTTCCACTAATTCTTGTTATAGGCTTTGTCTTTCTTTTGGTGTTAATGAAGAAATAATTTGAACTAAAGAATCGATGATTTTATGGTTTATATTCTTTTAATTCCTCAATAATTTTATATTAATTAGAGCGCGATCGCTCTTTTAAAAAGGGCGATCACTTTTTAATGCGCTAAAGCGCAACTACGAAGTTATTCGACACCTTCAATGGGGGCAAAACCTTGACGTTGAATGTTTTTGGTAATATGACGGCGTTCATTAAAGTTAAGGATAAGGTAACAAATTTACTTCTGTAATAAAACGATAATCACTCTGATTTTTAGTGAGGAGAGGGATATTAAAACTAATGGCTGTCGCAGCTATTAACGCATCAGGAATTAATAAACCATGACTGAGGCGGTATTGCCTCAATAGTTCAACAGCTTGATCCGAAATAGATTCATTAATTTTAAGAATTACATAGTTGTTTAAAAAAACAGTTAATTTTTGCTGTTCAGATTTATTGCGACAACCGACCATTAATTCCATCTCTGTCACCACACTAATTGACAACAAGGCTGTGTGGGATTCATCTTGAAGTCGATTAATAGCGGGTTCAATTCCCCGAAATACATCAATTAAGATATCTGTATCAATTAAAATTTGCTTCATGCTAACCCATCCATTCTTGCTTTCTCATTTGACGAACCCATGCTGAACTATCTTGTAAATCTTCTCGATCTTTCCACATTCCCACGCAAGGATCATCTTTAATAGAAATAAAAGACTGTTGAATTGAGGGTTGTTGACTGGCTAATTGTTTTTCTAGGGTTTGCCTTTCTTCCGGTGTTAATGAAGAAATGATTTGAACTAAAGAATCGATGAGTTTATGGTTCATATTCTTTCAATTCCTCAATAATCCTATATTAATTATAGCGCGATCGCCCTTAAAAAAAAGCGATCGCTTTTTAATGCGCTAAAGCGCAACAACGGGGTTATTCAACACCTTCAATGGGGGCAAAACCTTGACGTTGAATGTTTTCGGTGATGTGACGGGGTTCTAAGAACTGTAATAAATAATCGGGGCCACCCGCCTTAGAACCCACACCGGAAAGTTTAAACCCGCCGAAGGGTTGGCGAGAAACAATAGCCCCCGTAATGCCTCGGTTAATGTACAAATTTCCCACTTCAAATTCAGCTTTTGCCTTCTGAATATGGGACGGAGTTCTGGAATATAAACCCCCCGTTAAAGCAAAATTAGTGCCATTGGCAATATCCAACGCTTCCTCAAAATTTTGAGCTTTGATCACCGCTAAAACCGGGCCAAAAATTTCCTCTTGGGCGATTTTTGCCGTCGGTAAAACATTAATAAAAACCGTTGGCCCCACAAAATAACCCGTTTCCGGTGCCGCAACTTGGATCGCTAATTCTGCTTCTTGTTTGCCAATCTCAATATACTCTTTAATCTTCTGTTGAGCATTGGCATCAATCACCGGGCCAACCTGGGTACTGGGTAACACCGCATTCCCCACATTTAAAGACCGCACTGCCTCTGTTAACCGCTTGACAAATGCCTCATAAACAGGTTCTAACACCACCACACGGGAACAGGCGGAACATTTTTGACCCGTATACCCAAAGGCAGAATACACCACACCTGCCACTGCTTGGTCAAGGTCGGCACTTTCATCAACGATAATGGCATTTTTGCCCCCCATTTCCGCAATCACCCGTTTCAGGTGTTTCTGTCCGGGTTTGAGTAGTGCCGCTTCAGCATAAATGCGACATCCCACCTCCTGGGAACCCGTGAAGGTAATCATGTGAACGTCCGGGTGTTGTACCATGTAGGAACCCACCGTTGAGCCTTTTCCGGGTACAAATTGGAACACACCCGCCGGAATACCCGCCTCTACTAATACTTCGGTAATTTTCACGGCGATCACCGATGACACTTCCGCAGGCTTCAATAACGTGCAGTTCCCCGTAACTAAGGATGCGACCGTCATCCCAACGGGAATGGCCAGGGGGAAATTCCAGGGGGAAATAATCACCGAAATGCCACGGGGTTGATAGTTGTAACGGTTGGTTTCGCCAGCAGTGTCATACTGGTAGCCCTGATCCAAACGTTCCATTTCATCGGCATAATAACGACAGAAATCAATCGCCTCGGACACTTCTGCATCCCCTTGATGTAGGGGTTTTCCGACTTCAAACGCCATCCAAGCACATAATTCCGCCCGCCGTTGTTCAAACAGTTCGGCGGCTTTTCGTAGCACACCTGCCCGTTCTCGGACTGGAGTATGCCGCCATGCTGGAAAGGCAGCTTTCGCGGCTTGAATGGCGGTTTCCGCTTGTTCAACGCTAATTAACCCGACTTTCCCCACAATTTCTGAGGGGTTAGAGGGGTTTAAGGAGTCTATCATTTGGGCGGTATTAATATATTGACCATTAATTAACGGTTGATAGGTTTGTCCTAATTGTTGACGCACCATTTCTAACGCCCGTAACCCTTTATCCCGTAACGCAGCATTAGAAAAATCCGTATCGGCTGAATTTGGAAATACGGGTTTCCAAGTCTCAAAAATATTGCTATTCGGGTTATCTTTAGGGGCAGATAATAACTCTTCAACAGGGCGATTTTCTGAACTTTGACGCACAAAAGAACTATTGGCCGTATTTTCTAATAACCGCCGAATTAAATAGGACATTCCGGGTAATAAATCTCCATAGGGGCAATACATTCTCACCCGATATCCTTTTTGAACTAAGGCTTTAGCGAGTTGGTCGCCCATGC
The genomic region above belongs to Planktothrix tepida PCC 9214 and contains:
- a CDS encoding type II toxin-antitoxin system VapC family toxin, with translation MKTLFVDTFYWVALINVADSWHQSVRDYSRNLNNIKLVTTEEVLIETINFFASFPSPMKKAVFQLITQVLADQNITVIPQSHQSFTAGLELFSQRFDKGYSLTDCISMVTMNQLNITEVLTHDKHFQQEGFIILFKQS
- a CDS encoding HNH endonuclease, which produces MSKAYVSAALKRLVCNRANFACEYCLMPEISVFVPHEIDHIIAEKHGGQTNENNLALACTICNKYKGSDLASIDPMNGEIVRLYHPRRDRWREHFKLEKGEIIPLTAIARVTVKLLQINRPERVEERRLLSQANILDIPEF
- a CDS encoding helix-turn-helix domain-containing protein translates to MTLTIDKTVYSNLLAEVTPQVIETEEEYDRILAIVERLTFAKTRTPEERALLKLLVQLVETYESEQYPIDESTPYEILQHLMEMSGTCESDLVGAIGSSDVVSEVVNGKRSISKVQAKALADYFQVSINLFI
- a CDS encoding type II toxin-antitoxin system HigB family toxin, with protein sequence MFHLISIRNLRTDTAKYPDVKKQIDDWYAVVKKANWKNLEDVRKIYRDAEAVSNFTVFNIKGNNYRLIVGIDYEEQIVYYKYFLTHAEYDKGKWKNDPYY
- a CDS encoding type II toxin-antitoxin system VapC family toxin, whose product is MKQILIDTDILIDVFRGIEPAINRLQDESHTALLSISVVTEMELMVGCRNKSEQQKLTVFLNNYVILKINESISDQAVELLRQYRLSHGLLIPDALIAATAISFNIPLLTKNQSDYRFITEVNLLPYP
- the pruA gene encoding L-glutamate gamma-semialdehyde dehydrogenase is translated as MVAQYPDTYEAKTQEIAKQLLAATQEKKRSLFGQLQDQMRFDDKLMDWAMSNPGLRVQLFHFIDCLPALRSKPEIAAHLQEYLTTEAVELPDVLKKLLNFANPDSLPGQLAATTVAPAVETLAQKYIAGANIPKVIKTLEQLRKDKMAFTVDLLGEAVITETEAQSYLNNYLELMESLSDAAKKWSTIPQIDEADGQPIPKVQVSVKLTAFYSQFDPLDAKGSEEKVGERIRILLRRAKELGAAVHFDMEQYAYKDLTFSILKNLLMEEEFRSRTDIGMTVQAYLRESQKDLEGIIEWVKLRGYPVSIRLVKGAYWDQETIKSMQNDWPQPVYNDKAATDANFERLTQLMLENHQYIYSAIGSHNVRSQARAIAIAETLNVPRRAFEMQVLYGMGDQLAKALVQKGYRVRMYCPYGDLLPGMSYLIRRLLENTANSSFVRQSSENRPVEELLSAPKDNPNSNIFETWKPVFPNSADTDFSNAALRDKGLRALEMVRQQLGQTYQPLINGQYINTAQMIDSLNPSNPSEIVGKVGLISVEQAETAIQAAKAAFPAWRHTPVRERAGVLRKAAELFEQRRAELCAWMAFEVGKPLHQGDAEVSEAIDFCRYYADEMERLDQGYQYDTAGETNRYNYQPRGISVIISPWNFPLAIPVGMTVASLVTGNCTLLKPAEVSSVIAVKITEVLVEAGIPAGVFQFVPGKGSTVGSYMVQHPDVHMITFTGSQEVGCRIYAEAALLKPGQKHLKRVIAEMGGKNAIIVDESADLDQAVAGVVYSAFGYTGQKCSACSRVVVLEPVYEAFVKRLTEAVRSLNVGNAVLPSTQVGPVIDANAQQKIKEYIEIGKQEAELAIQVAAPETGYFVGPTVFINVLPTAKIAQEEIFGPVLAVIKAQNFEEALDIANGTNFALTGGLYSRTPSHIQKAKAEFEVGNLYINRGITGAIVSRQPFGGFKLSGVGSKAGGPDYLLQFLEPRHITENIQRQGFAPIEGVE